In Myxocyprinus asiaticus isolate MX2 ecotype Aquarium Trade chromosome 32, UBuf_Myxa_2, whole genome shotgun sequence, one genomic interval encodes:
- the LOC127423166 gene encoding transcription factor Sox-9-A-like, with protein sequence MNLLDPYLKMTDEQEKCLSDAPSPSMSEDSAGSPCPSGSGSDTENTRPTENSLMAPDGQLGEFKKDEEDKFPVCIREAVSQVLKGYDWTLVPMPVRVNGSSKNKPHVKRPMNAFMVWAQAARRKLADQYPHLHNAELSKTLGKLWRLLNEGEKRPFVEEAERLRVQHKKDHPDYKYQPRRRKSVKNGQNESEDGNEQTHISPNAIFKALQQADSPASSMGEVHSPSEHSGQSQGPPTPPTTPKTDVQPGKVDLKREARPLQEGTGRQLNIDFRDVDIGELSSDVISHIETFDVNEFDQYLPPNGHAGVTNTAYTGGYGISGSASISPATGSTGGHNWMGKPQNGSPQSGQQHTMTPLGTGSGGEQDQTRTTHIKTEQLSPSHYSEQQGSPQHVSYGSFNVQHLQHYSTSFPSISRAQYDYSDHQGGATSYYSHAGGQSSGLYSTFSYMSSSQRPMYTPIADSTGVPSIPQSNHSPQHWDQQPVYTQLSRP encoded by the exons ATGAATCTACTCGATCCCTACCTGAAGATGACAGATGAGCAAGAGAAGTGTCTGTCTGACGCCCCCAGTCCGAGCATGTCCGAGGACTCCGCGGGGTCCCCGTGTCCATCTGGTTCGGGCTCCGACACCGAGAACACACGACCGACCGAGAACAGCCTAATGGCTCCGGACGGGCAACTCGGCGAGTTCAAGAAGGATGAAGAAGACAAGTTCCCGGTGTGCATCCGAGAGGCGGTGTCTCAGGTGTTGAAGGGCTACGACTGGACGCTCGTGCCCATGCCGGTGAGAGTGAACGGCTCCAGCAAAAACAAGCCGCACGTGAAGAGACCGATGAACGCGTTTATGGTTTGGGCGCAAGCTGCGCGCAGAAAACTGGCCGATCAATACCCGCACCTTCACAACGCGGAGCTCAGCAAAACTCTGGGCAAACTTTGGAg ATTACTGAACGAGGGTGAAAAGCGACCCTTTGTGGAGGAGGCTGAGCGACTCAGGGTTCAGCACAAGAAAGATCACCCCGATTACAAATATCAGCCCCGGCGGAGGAAGTCTGTGAAGAACGGGCAGAATGAGTCCGAGGACGGTAACGAGCAGACTCATATCTCCCCGAATGCAATCTTCAAAGCGCTCCAGCAAGCAGACTCACCCGCCTCCAGCATGGGAGAGGTGCACTCACCCAGCGAACACTCAG GCCAGTCCCAAGGGCCGCCCACTCCCCCCACCACCCCTAAAACTGATGTGCAGCCAGGCAAAGTGGATCTGAAGCGTGAGGCCCGTCCACTTCAGGAGGGCACTGGACGCCAACTCAACATCGACTTCCGCGACGTGGACATTGGAGAGCTAAGCAGTGACGTCATCTCACACATCGAAACTTTTGACGTCAATGAGTTTGACCAGTACCTACCGCCAAACGGGCACGCGGGTGTGACCAACACGGCCTACACGGGCGGCTATGGCATCAGCGGCAGTGCCTCCATCAGCCCGGCGACAGGGAGCACCGGAGGGCACAACTGGATGGGGAAGCCCCAAAATGGGAGCCCCCAAAGTGGGCAGCAGCACACCATGACCCCATTGGGGACCGGTAGTGGTGGCGAGCAGGACCAAACGAGAACAACGCACATCAAGACTGAACAGCTGAGTCCAAGTCACTACAGCGAGCAGCAGGGTTCCCCACAGCACGTCAGCTACGGCTCCTTCAACGTCCAGCACCTCCAGCATTACAGCACTTCATTCCCATCCATCAGCCGTGCCCAGTACGATTACTCTGACCACCAGGGTGGCGCCACCTCCTATTACAGCCATGCAGGGGGTCAGAGCTCCGGTCTGTACTCCACCTTCAGCTACATGAGCTCCAGCCAGAGGCCCATGTACACCCCCATCGCTGACTCTACAGGGGTTCCCTCTATCCCCCAGTCAAACCACAGTCCCCAGCACTGGGACCAGCAGCCTGTTTACACACAGCTCTCAAGACCCTAA